One segment of Pontibacter akesuensis DNA contains the following:
- a CDS encoding APC family permease produces MRNDTTPLLSEEEKTSKSGFKREITLFDAIMVVTGGMIGSGIFIVTADISRTVVSPGYMLLVWVISGFLTMVGAISYGELSSMFPNVGGQYVYLKEAYNKMVAFLYGWTLFLVIQTGVIAAVAVAFARFTGVLLPWFSEQNVLLQVGGFQFSSEQLLAIASIIFLTYINSRGVKSGKLIQNVFGSTKLIALFGLIILGLLLGINDTAIEANFSDFWGPSGAASAVPTGMALVSALGIAMVGALFSADSWNNIGFSGDEIVNPKRTIVLSMVIGSAIVMGIYLVINLVYLLVLPMHGTAEAASAFGQGITFAENDRVATAVAEVIGGYQATVAIAILIMISTFGCNNGAILSGARVYYAIAKDGLFFERMGRLNKQGVPAAGLWLQCVWACLLCLSGTYGDLLDYVVFAVMLFYILTIIGVFVLRVKRPDLPRPYKAFGYPVLPALYVLLASAICIILLIDKPNFTWPGLIIVALGVPVFYLFGNKFRRLKG; encoded by the coding sequence ATGCGAAACGACACGACTCCCCTCCTATCCGAAGAAGAGAAAACCAGCAAGAGCGGCTTTAAGCGCGAAATCACCCTGTTTGATGCCATCATGGTTGTAACAGGTGGCATGATCGGCTCGGGTATTTTTATAGTAACAGCCGATATCTCCAGAACGGTGGTTAGCCCCGGCTATATGCTGCTGGTGTGGGTTATATCCGGTTTCCTGACCATGGTGGGTGCCATCAGCTATGGCGAACTCTCCTCTATGTTCCCGAATGTGGGCGGCCAGTACGTTTACCTGAAGGAGGCCTACAACAAGATGGTGGCCTTCCTCTATGGCTGGACGCTCTTCCTTGTTATCCAGACAGGCGTGATTGCTGCGGTAGCCGTGGCCTTTGCCCGCTTTACCGGCGTGCTCCTTCCCTGGTTCAGTGAGCAGAATGTGCTACTGCAAGTAGGAGGTTTCCAGTTCTCATCAGAGCAGTTATTGGCTATAGCAAGTATAATATTCCTGACCTATATCAACTCCAGGGGCGTGAAAAGCGGAAAGCTGATTCAGAACGTTTTTGGCAGCACCAAACTCATCGCGCTGTTTGGGCTTATCATTCTCGGCCTGCTGCTGGGTATCAACGACACGGCCATCGAGGCGAACTTCTCTGATTTTTGGGGCCCAAGCGGAGCTGCAAGTGCCGTGCCTACGGGTATGGCCTTGGTATCGGCGCTGGGAATTGCCATGGTAGGCGCTCTTTTCTCCGCCGACTCCTGGAACAACATCGGCTTCTCGGGCGATGAGATCGTAAACCCGAAGCGCACCATTGTGCTAAGCATGGTTATTGGCTCTGCCATTGTGATGGGCATTTACCTGGTGATAAACCTGGTGTACCTGCTGGTGCTGCCCATGCACGGCACGGCAGAAGCCGCAAGCGCCTTCGGACAAGGAATTACTTTCGCAGAAAACGATCGGGTAGCAACGGCGGTGGCCGAGGTAATTGGTGGTTATCAGGCCACAGTCGCCATTGCCATACTTATCATGATATCCACCTTTGGCTGTAACAACGGCGCCATACTTTCGGGGGCCCGGGTGTATTATGCCATTGCCAAAGATGGTTTGTTCTTCGAGCGGATGGGCCGCCTGAACAAGCAGGGCGTTCCGGCTGCGGGCCTGTGGCTGCAGTGCGTTTGGGCCTGCCTGCTCTGCCTTTCCGGCACTTACGGCGATTTGTTGGATTATGTAGTGTTCGCCGTCATGCTGTTTTACATCCTAACCATTATCGGCGTGTTTGTGCTGCGGGTGAAGCGCCCGGACTTGCCCCGGCCTTACAAAGCCTTCGGCTACCCGGTGCTGCCTGCCCTGTATGTGCTGCTGGCCTCGGCCATCTGCATCATCCTGCTCATAGATAAACCAAACTTTACCTGGCCGGGCCTGATTATCGTGGCGCTGGGTGTACCTGTTTTTTACCTCTTCGGCAACAAGTTCAGGCGGCTGAAAGGCTAA
- a CDS encoding vitamin K epoxide reductase family protein: protein MSNNDGIPPGWSYNPATWGQRMPIIVLALIGMLIASYMALFQLNVFSTVWEPFFGNDSRKILTSATSKILPIPDAALGAIGYLADAVTGAIGGTRRWRTMPWIVIMFGLAVGPLGFISILLVVLQPVMYDAWCTLCLTSALISVIMIGPAMDEMLASLQYMKRVKTANVSMWKAFWGYKEVQGKVI, encoded by the coding sequence ATGAGCAACAACGACGGAATTCCACCGGGGTGGAGTTACAACCCCGCCACCTGGGGGCAGCGAATGCCCATTATAGTGCTTGCCCTTATAGGAATGCTTATTGCCTCCTATATGGCGCTGTTCCAACTGAATGTATTCAGTACCGTTTGGGAGCCATTTTTTGGCAACGACAGCCGCAAGATCCTCACATCGGCCACGTCAAAGATTTTGCCTATACCAGACGCGGCCTTAGGTGCTATTGGCTACCTGGCCGACGCGGTTACGGGCGCTATCGGCGGCACGCGCAGGTGGCGCACCATGCCCTGGATTGTGATCATGTTCGGACTGGCTGTTGGCCCGCTTGGCTTTATCAGTATTCTGCTGGTGGTGTTGCAGCCGGTTATGTATGATGCCTGGTGCACGCTCTGCCTCACCTCTGCCCTTATATCAGTAATCATGATTGGCCCGGCGATGGACGAAATGCTGGCAAGCCTGCAGTACATGAAGCGCGTGAAAACCGCCAATGTATCGATGTGGAAAGCCTTTTGGGGGTATAAAGAAGTACAAGGAAAAGTTATATAG
- a CDS encoding SPW repeat protein: MWAQVINALLGIWLMASSNILGYTDAKTISDNEHIIGPVVAAFAIISWWEATRNVRLFNTPLGFWLLLAPWVLGYDNGMATTNSMVVGALVVGLSFVKGKIEETYGGGWTSLWKSDALHEQEARRQPRTDMKR, from the coding sequence ATGTGGGCACAGGTCATAAACGCATTACTCGGCATCTGGCTGATGGCATCATCAAATATACTAGGCTACACCGACGCTAAAACAATTTCGGATAACGAGCACATTATAGGCCCCGTTGTTGCCGCTTTTGCCATCATCTCGTGGTGGGAGGCAACGCGCAATGTGCGCCTCTTTAACACACCGCTCGGTTTCTGGCTGCTGCTGGCTCCCTGGGTGCTGGGCTACGACAACGGCATGGCCACCACGAACAGCATGGTAGTAGGTGCCCTTGTAGTGGGCCTTAGCTTTGTAAAAGGCAAGATAGAGGAAACATACGGCGGCGGTTGGACCTCACTCTGGAAATCAGACGCGCTTCACGAGCAAGAGGCACGCAGGCAGCCGCGAACAGACATGAAGCGTTAA
- a CDS encoding alpha/beta hydrolase: MSTIYFISGLGADRRMFQFLKLPRYMPQQHVEWIAPLHPEEPLQEYVLRLKKQITTPAPILIGLSFGGVVAIELAKVLQPRQVIVISSLATRHALPLYYRLMGKANMHQWVPFRLLQSIHPLAPFFFGARSKAERSVLKDAILDIDEKFLRWSLGQLLGWQQEEILPGLVQLHGTHDKVLPFRERPGIIKVQGGEHLMVMRQADQISAILAGILKDTWTKADTSLQPPMGNR; this comes from the coding sequence ATGAGCACAATTTATTTCATAAGCGGGTTGGGAGCCGACCGGCGCATGTTCCAGTTCCTGAAATTGCCCCGGTACATGCCGCAGCAGCACGTGGAGTGGATAGCGCCGCTACACCCGGAGGAGCCCCTGCAGGAATACGTGCTGCGGCTAAAAAAACAAATTACAACCCCTGCTCCCATACTTATAGGCTTGTCTTTTGGAGGAGTGGTGGCCATAGAGTTGGCTAAGGTGTTGCAGCCCCGGCAGGTGATTGTCATCTCAAGCCTAGCTACGCGGCACGCTCTGCCGCTGTACTACCGCCTGATGGGCAAAGCGAACATGCACCAGTGGGTGCCGTTCCGGCTGCTGCAGAGTATACATCCGCTAGCTCCCTTCTTTTTTGGGGCGCGCAGCAAGGCAGAGCGCAGTGTTCTGAAAGATGCTATACTTGATATCGACGAAAAGTTTCTTCGCTGGTCGCTGGGGCAGCTTCTGGGCTGGCAGCAGGAGGAGATTCTGCCGGGGCTGGTGCAGCTCCACGGCACCCACGACAAAGTGCTTCCCTTCCGCGAGAGGCCTGGCATCATTAAAGTGCAGGGCGGTGAGCACCTGATGGTGATGCGGCAGGCCGATCAAATAAGTGCTATATTAGCAGGGATTTTAAAAGACACATGGACAAAAGCAGATACATCGTTACAACCACCGATGGGCAACAGGTAG
- a CDS encoding NAD(P)/FAD-dependent oxidoreductase, translating into MQLSFWERETYFKDVDVLIIGSGIVGLNAALHLKTQQPKLKVLVAERGLLPTGASSKNAGFACFGSPSEMLEDLQHHSENEVFSLVERRWQGLQRLRHNLGDAAIDYNRWGGYELFQPKPQEQELYEACLEQLPYLNRHLQSIVGEPAVYQTADAQISHFGFKGVQHLLLSTAEGQIDTGKMILALTQKAQALGVLVLNGLEVLELKEEAQSIKASTVQGINLKAKAALVATNGFAQKLLPQLSVVPARAQVLVTRPIPGLKLKGTFHYDKGFYYFRNIGNRVLFGGGRNLNIKAEETTELGLTELVQNKLDALLREVILPETPFEVEHRWSGIMGMGNAKTTLVQQVSERISCSVRLSGMGIAIGSLVGEEGAELVLQQV; encoded by the coding sequence ATGCAACTGAGTTTCTGGGAACGCGAAACGTATTTTAAAGACGTCGATGTACTGATCATCGGCAGTGGCATTGTGGGTTTGAATGCAGCGCTGCACCTGAAAACACAGCAACCGAAGCTAAAGGTGCTGGTAGCCGAGCGCGGCCTGCTTCCCACCGGCGCCAGTTCCAAAAACGCCGGCTTCGCCTGTTTTGGCAGCCCCTCCGAAATGCTTGAAGACCTGCAGCACCACTCTGAGAACGAGGTATTCAGCCTGGTAGAGCGCCGCTGGCAAGGCCTGCAGCGGCTGCGCCACAACCTCGGCGATGCCGCCATCGACTACAACCGCTGGGGCGGCTATGAGCTTTTTCAGCCAAAACCGCAGGAGCAGGAGCTTTACGAAGCCTGCCTGGAGCAACTGCCTTACCTGAACAGGCACCTCCAAAGTATAGTGGGCGAACCAGCTGTTTACCAAACGGCCGACGCCCAGATCAGCCACTTCGGTTTTAAAGGTGTGCAGCACCTGCTGCTAAGCACCGCTGAGGGGCAGATAGACACAGGCAAGATGATTTTGGCGCTGACACAGAAAGCACAGGCATTAGGAGTATTGGTGCTGAATGGGCTGGAGGTCCTGGAATTGAAAGAGGAAGCACAAAGTATAAAAGCCAGCACGGTACAGGGTATTAACCTAAAAGCAAAAGCCGCGCTGGTGGCCACCAACGGGTTTGCGCAAAAGCTTCTGCCACAGCTGTCAGTGGTGCCGGCGAGGGCGCAGGTGCTTGTTACCAGACCCATCCCAGGCCTCAAACTAAAAGGCACCTTTCACTACGACAAAGGCTTTTATTACTTCCGCAACATTGGCAACCGTGTACTTTTTGGCGGCGGCCGTAACTTGAACATTAAAGCAGAGGAAACCACTGAACTTGGCCTGACGGAGCTGGTGCAAAATAAACTGGATGCGCTGTTGCGCGAAGTTATACTTCCGGAAACACCTTTTGAGGTAGAGCACCGCTGGAGCGGCATAATGGGGATGGGTAACGCTAAAACCACCCTCGTACAGCAGGTGTCGGAGCGGATCAGCTGCTCTGTGCGGTTAAGCGGCATGGGCATTGCCATTGGCTCTCTGGTAGGCGAGGAAGGCGCAGAATTGGTACTGCAGCAAGTATAA
- a CDS encoding dipeptidyl-peptidase 3 family protein, producing the protein MKPRHLLFASAVAAASFGCNSNTTEGTVATTEAVAADSLQQKLDAYTTVRLTADLGHLSANEKKMIPLLIEASDIMNKLFWYEAYGNSDSLLAALDNEAAKQYTRINYGPWDRLNNNEPFIPGVGPKPEGANFYPEDMTKEEFEQANLPGKDSQYTFVRRDGNGKLITVPYHVQFKEEVQRAADLLKQAAKLAGDPGLQKYLNLRAEALLTDNYQPSDLAWMDMKNNKIDIVIGPIETYEDKLLGNKAAHEAYVLVKDMEWSERLAKYAAFLPELQRGLPVPDKYKAETPGTDSDLNAYDVIYYAGDSNAGSKTIAINLPNDEEVQLKKGTRRLQLKNAMRAKFEKIMVPIADELIVEDQEKYVTFDAFFANTMFHEVAHGLGIKNTVNNKGTVREALKEQASALEEGKADILGLYMITQLHEKGELEGDLKEYYTTFLAGIFRSVRFGAASAHGKANMVRFNFFEENGAFERDAQTGKYRVNYDKMREAMNKLSEKILTLQGNGDYAGVAALLDKQGQISPQLQTSLNRLTEANIPVDIVFEQGTEVLGL; encoded by the coding sequence ATGAAACCACGCCACTTACTTTTTGCTTCGGCGGTTGCCGCGGCTTCTTTTGGCTGCAACAGTAATACCACAGAAGGCACTGTCGCTACAACGGAGGCAGTTGCGGCAGACAGCCTGCAGCAGAAACTGGATGCTTACACCACAGTGCGCCTGACCGCAGACTTAGGCCACCTGAGCGCTAACGAAAAGAAAATGATTCCCCTGCTGATCGAGGCATCCGATATCATGAACAAGCTGTTCTGGTACGAGGCTTACGGCAATAGCGATTCTCTGCTGGCCGCCCTGGATAACGAGGCCGCCAAGCAATACACGCGAATTAACTATGGCCCCTGGGATCGCCTGAACAACAACGAGCCTTTTATACCGGGAGTGGGGCCGAAGCCGGAGGGCGCCAACTTTTATCCTGAAGATATGACGAAGGAGGAGTTTGAGCAGGCCAACCTGCCGGGCAAAGACAGCCAGTACACCTTTGTGCGCCGTGACGGGAACGGAAAACTGATTACAGTGCCTTACCATGTGCAGTTTAAGGAGGAAGTACAACGAGCGGCTGACCTGCTGAAGCAGGCTGCTAAGCTTGCCGGAGATCCGGGGCTGCAAAAGTACCTGAACCTACGCGCAGAGGCCCTCCTGACAGATAATTACCAGCCATCTGACCTGGCTTGGATGGATATGAAGAACAACAAGATCGATATCGTAATCGGTCCGATTGAAACATACGAAGACAAGCTGCTTGGCAACAAAGCCGCGCACGAGGCCTATGTGCTGGTGAAAGACATGGAGTGGAGCGAACGCCTGGCCAAGTATGCGGCATTCCTGCCCGAATTGCAGCGTGGCCTGCCGGTACCTGACAAGTATAAAGCGGAGACACCCGGCACGGATTCTGACCTGAACGCCTACGATGTAATTTACTACGCTGGCGACAGCAACGCAGGCAGCAAAACCATCGCCATTAACCTGCCGAACGATGAGGAGGTGCAACTGAAAAAAGGTACGCGCCGTCTGCAACTGAAAAATGCCATGCGGGCCAAGTTCGAGAAAATTATGGTACCGATTGCGGATGAACTGATTGTGGAGGACCAGGAGAAGTATGTAACATTCGACGCATTCTTCGCTAACACCATGTTTCATGAGGTAGCGCACGGCTTGGGCATCAAGAACACCGTGAACAACAAAGGTACCGTGCGGGAGGCGCTTAAGGAGCAGGCATCGGCACTGGAAGAAGGCAAAGCCGACATCCTGGGGCTGTACATGATAACGCAACTACATGAAAAAGGAGAGTTGGAAGGCGACCTGAAAGAATATTATACGACCTTTTTAGCTGGTATTTTCCGTTCCGTTCGTTTTGGTGCGGCAAGTGCGCATGGCAAGGCGAACATGGTGCGGTTTAACTTCTTTGAGGAGAACGGCGCCTTTGAGCGAGATGCGCAGACGGGTAAGTATAGAGTGAACTACGACAAAATGCGTGAGGCCATGAACAAGCTGTCGGAGAAAATACTGACGCTGCAGGGCAATGGCGACTACGCGGGCGTTGCTGCCTTGCTGGATAAGCAGGGGCAGATCAGTCCACAGTTGCAGACAAGTCTTAACCGCCTGACGGAGGCTAACATTCCGGTGGATATTGTTTTTGAGCAGGGTACCGAGGTGCTGGGGCTGTAA
- a CDS encoding deoxynucleoside kinase, which translates to MHIAIVGNIGAGKTTLATKLSQHFKWDLYLEAVDNNPYLKDFYEDMERWAFHLQVFFLNSRFNQVRQIQATSHDVIQDRTIYEDAHIFAKNLHQSGLMSSRDYDNYFALFQSMIDMVKAPDLMIYLKADLPKLIGQIEKRNRDYESSISINYLRNLNEHYNTWMGNYDQGKLLVIDVNNIDFVANPEDLGSIIERIQSELFGLF; encoded by the coding sequence ATGCATATTGCAATCGTTGGCAACATTGGCGCTGGCAAAACCACCCTGGCCACCAAACTGTCGCAGCACTTTAAGTGGGACCTATACCTGGAGGCAGTCGATAACAACCCCTACCTGAAGGACTTTTATGAGGATATGGAGCGTTGGGCCTTTCACCTGCAGGTCTTTTTCCTGAACAGCCGCTTTAACCAGGTGCGCCAGATACAGGCTACGTCGCATGATGTGATCCAGGACCGCACCATTTACGAGGATGCGCATATCTTTGCCAAGAACCTGCATCAGTCCGGTTTGATGAGCAGCCGCGACTATGACAATTATTTCGCGCTGTTTCAGTCGATGATCGACATGGTGAAGGCTCCCGACCTGATGATCTACCTCAAGGCGGATTTGCCTAAGCTGATCGGCCAGATCGAGAAGCGCAACCGCGACTACGAGAGCAGTATCAGTATTAATTACCTGCGCAACCTGAACGAGCATTACAATACCTGGATGGGCAACTACGACCAGGGCAAACTGCTGGTGATCGATGTGAACAACATTGACTTCGTAGCCAACCCCGAAGACTTAGGCTCCATTATCGAACGAATTCAGAGTGAACTTTTCGGCCTTTTCTAG
- a CDS encoding tyrosine-type recombinase/integrase, with protein MKEHFKEGKLTKGYDSKRFQIDNDHIDTIYKKVDNIIKDYYQKYSVTPEIDYVDSELKKADKERELSNKSLFEYFEKYIEEKKLTHPYNTVRNIEACKRNLEAFAEDTKYTITFESINYEFVNAYRVFSIKKKRQDVSIAHTMALLKSFLKYCNKCGYTNIKELPDLKIRHKKKNDDPIVLTEKEVSDLQGVEIQDKGKEYVRDLFVLMCATGLRFSDVIRINKAKIEFKKTEENRNFINTDITKTKDRVSIPLTDLADEVLIKYDYQTRPIDAGYFNKTIKEVCKQIESLKQEVQIIKYIGATPSAELKYKHDLISAHTGRRTFISNCVNAERPIPFSTIMKWTNHKKIEIFSRYINKSISEEQHISKVFKKVIPPIDK; from the coding sequence TTGAAAGAGCATTTTAAAGAAGGAAAGCTAACTAAAGGATATGACTCAAAAAGGTTCCAAATAGATAACGATCACATTGATACTATCTATAAAAAAGTAGACAACATTATAAAGGACTACTACCAGAAGTACAGTGTCACTCCAGAAATAGATTATGTTGACAGTGAGTTAAAGAAAGCCGATAAAGAAAGAGAGTTAAGTAACAAATCCCTCTTTGAATACTTTGAAAAGTATATTGAAGAAAAGAAACTCACACATCCATACAACACTGTAAGGAATATTGAGGCTTGTAAAAGAAATCTTGAAGCGTTCGCAGAAGATACGAAATACACGATAACTTTTGAAAGCATCAACTATGAGTTTGTAAATGCTTACAGGGTGTTTTCAATAAAAAAGAAGAGGCAAGATGTTAGTATAGCGCATACAATGGCGTTGCTGAAGAGCTTCCTTAAGTACTGTAACAAATGTGGCTATACGAACATCAAAGAGCTCCCAGATCTCAAGATTAGGCATAAAAAGAAAAATGATGATCCTATAGTTCTAACTGAGAAAGAAGTATCAGATCTTCAAGGTGTAGAAATACAAGATAAGGGAAAGGAATACGTCAGGGACTTGTTTGTTTTGATGTGTGCTACTGGATTACGTTTTAGTGATGTAATTAGGATCAACAAAGCAAAAATTGAATTTAAGAAAACAGAGGAAAACAGAAATTTTATTAATACTGACATCACTAAGACAAAAGATAGAGTTAGCATTCCTTTGACTGACCTAGCAGACGAAGTACTTATAAAATATGATTATCAAACACGGCCAATTGATGCGGGTTACTTTAATAAGACTATAAAGGAAGTGTGTAAGCAAATTGAAAGCTTAAAGCAGGAGGTACAAATTATCAAATATATAGGTGCAACTCCTAGTGCTGAGTTAAAATATAAACATGACCTAATATCAGCACATACAGGAAGACGCACTTTTATTTCAAACTGTGTGAATGCGGAGAGACCAATTCCGTTTAGCACAATCATGAAATGGACGAATCATAAAAAGATAGAAATCTTCTCAAGATATATCAACAAAAGTATTAGCGAGGAGCAGCACATAAGCAAAGTGTTTAAAAAAGTAATTCCGCCTATTGATAAATAA
- a CDS encoding helix-turn-helix domain-containing protein — MDFNGQQNLILLSEENLQALVESSIQRALQKFISLQEHQVNKTEYLSISEVVRLFKLTRPTLNKLVKSNSIRSYRPGGVRRILFIESELKEDLKNYQQRLPHP, encoded by the coding sequence ATGGACTTCAATGGCCAACAGAACCTAATTTTACTTTCAGAAGAAAACTTACAAGCCTTAGTTGAAAGCTCTATCCAAAGAGCTCTTCAGAAATTTATAAGTTTACAAGAACACCAAGTAAATAAAACAGAATACCTCTCTATCAGCGAAGTAGTTAGGCTGTTTAAGCTTACCAGACCTACTCTTAATAAGTTAGTTAAAAGCAACTCCATTAGATCATATAGACCTGGAGGTGTAAGAAGAATATTATTTATTGAATCTGAGTTGAAAGAAGATCTCAAAAACTATCAACAAAGGCTACCCCACCCATAA
- a CDS encoding phage/plasmid replication domain-containing protein, producing MLIAAYLNGLLPHKTVHPFLSQYKIDSFCISEELIQEVKLKNQPQPPDSKNTLIGGIGYDTINAYRNVNEEQYKKIEENIIAIKNVIIKTRSKSEAIRAAYIQYEKSKILVYLKKNLHVSVHVSLPSLLNNGCNVLPTDSRNATKAINLINKILGFDKIIGLDFRTFKLTRVDITANYLVDGQPSDLLNTPAPSYFKRAAIYDESVYFVATNKAIKTCDLRFLKKRNEKSKDLRQALRGYRRQLLVYEKEIDETELKAWRFEARLKKNRIIRNQLKYEATVMALEDHEFYQRCISYFDTLLKSMIKKSYKRTAGLIKKAYLEGKTSLSAYKFDFWVNYNKG from the coding sequence ATGCTAATTGCCGCCTATTTGAATGGTTTACTACCTCATAAAACCGTTCATCCATTTCTGTCTCAATACAAGATAGATAGTTTCTGTATAAGCGAAGAACTCATTCAGGAAGTCAAACTAAAAAATCAGCCGCAACCGCCAGATTCAAAAAACACATTGATCGGCGGGATTGGCTATGATACCATAAATGCATATAGAAATGTAAATGAAGAGCAGTATAAAAAAATTGAAGAAAATATAATTGCTATTAAAAATGTAATTATAAAAACAAGAAGTAAATCTGAAGCGATTAGAGCCGCATATATCCAGTATGAAAAAAGCAAAATACTCGTTTATTTAAAAAAGAATTTACATGTCTCTGTACATGTTAGTTTACCAAGCCTCTTAAACAATGGGTGCAATGTATTACCCACAGATAGCAGGAATGCTACAAAAGCCATTAATCTAATAAATAAGATTCTAGGATTTGATAAAATAATTGGACTTGATTTTAGAACCTTTAAACTCACAAGAGTGGACATAACTGCAAATTATCTTGTAGATGGCCAGCCTTCAGATTTATTGAATACCCCTGCTCCTAGCTACTTTAAAAGAGCTGCCATTTATGATGAATCAGTATATTTCGTAGCAACAAATAAAGCGATTAAGACTTGTGACTTAAGATTTTTAAAGAAAAGAAATGAGAAAAGCAAAGATCTCAGGCAAGCTTTAAGAGGTTATAGGAGACAGTTACTGGTTTATGAAAAAGAAATTGATGAAACAGAATTAAAAGCATGGAGGTTTGAAGCACGACTTAAAAAGAACAGAATCATTAGGAATCAATTAAAATACGAAGCTACAGTCATGGCACTTGAAGATCATGAATTTTATCAAAGATGTATTAGCTATTTTGACACACTATTAAAGAGCATGATTAAAAAATCATATAAACGAACTGCAGGTTTAATAAAGAAAGCTTATCTGGAAGGTAAAACATCTCTTAGTGCCTACAAATTTGATTTTTGGGTAAACTATAATAAGGGGTAA
- a CDS encoding helix-turn-helix domain-containing protein has product MVKQREELLKALGIKIKEARIAKGLSHVQLASEADIAVSQVWRIETGKVNVTVVTLYAIADALDVSIYELLDSSRRGI; this is encoded by the coding sequence GTGGTCAAGCAAAGAGAAGAGCTACTCAAAGCATTAGGAATTAAAATTAAAGAGGCAAGAATTGCCAAAGGTTTGTCACACGTTCAGTTAGCCAGCGAAGCTGACATAGCCGTTTCACAAGTTTGGAGAATTGAGACTGGTAAGGTAAATGTTACTGTTGTAACACTTTATGCGATAGCAGATGCTCTTGATGTTTCTATCTATGAATTGTTAGATAGTAGTAGGCGGGGTATCTAA
- a CDS encoding IS3 family transposase (programmed frameshift), with the protein MKKTRFTESQIIKALKEHEGGRKAEDICRELNVSRATFYRWKSQYGGMDISEVRRLKELEEENARLKKMFADLSLSHEILKEVITKKGLGLWQQRQLTEEIISDYGLSVARACRLTGLARSQFYYRSRRDDTEVIEALQELAAAHPTYGFRKLLAYLRRAGRKWNHKRVYRVYRLLKLNKKRRGKRRLPARVKQPLVQQTELNSSWSMDFMSDSLASGSRFRTLNVIDDCNREALAIEVASSISSKRVIRTLEQLIDWRGKPAAIRVDNGPEFTSADFTGWCSEKEINVQYIQPGKPMQNGFIERFNGSYRREVLDAYLFLEMEEVRELTEQWVEEYNTKRPHEALGNLTPSEWPLRSRSGNMENSSHGTRPAQRVYHITTS; encoded by the exons ATGAAGAAGACACGATTCACCGAGAGCCAGATCATCAAGGCCCTCAAAGAGCACGAGGGAGGCCGGAAGGCAGAGGATATCTGCCGAGAGCTGAATGTCAGCCGGGCCACCTTCTACCGGTGGAAGAGCCAGTACGGGGGCATGGACATTTCGGAGGTGAGGCGGCTCAAGGAGCTGGAGGAGGAGAATGCCCGGCTCAAAAAGATGTTCGCCGACCTGAGCCTCAGCCACGAGATACTCAAGGAGGTCATCACAAAAAAGG GGCTGGGGCTCTGGCAGCAAAGGCAACTGACCGAGGAGATCATCTCGGACTACGGCCTAAGTGTTGCCAGGGCCTGCCGACTGACCGGCCTTGCCCGCTCCCAGTTCTACTACAGGAGCCGCAGAGATGATACGGAGGTGATAGAGGCGCTGCAGGAGCTGGCCGCCGCCCACCCCACCTACGGCTTCCGTAAACTGCTGGCCTACCTGAGGCGGGCCGGCCGGAAGTGGAACCACAAGCGGGTATACCGGGTCTACAGGCTGCTCAAGCTCAACAAGAAGAGAAGGGGCAAGCGCAGGCTTCCTGCTCGGGTGAAGCAGCCGCTGGTTCAGCAGACGGAGCTCAACAGCAGCTGGAGCATGGACTTCATGTCAGACAGCCTTGCCTCGGGCAGCAGGTTCAGGACGCTGAACGTGATAGACGACTGCAACCGGGAGGCGCTGGCCATAGAGGTGGCCTCCTCCATTTCCTCCAAAAGGGTGATTCGGACGCTGGAGCAGCTCATCGACTGGCGCGGCAAGCCGGCAGCCATCCGGGTGGACAACGGGCCGGAGTTCACCAGCGCTGACTTTACCGGTTGGTGCAGTGAGAAGGAGATCAATGTACAGTACATCCAGCCCGGCAAGCCAATGCAGAATGGCTTCATTGAGCGCTTCAACGGCAGCTACCGCAGAGAGGTGTTGGATGCTTACCTGTTCCTTGAAATGGAGGAGGTCAGGGAGCTTACCGAGCAGTGGGTGGAGGAGTACAACACCAAAAGGCCGCACGAGGCGCTGGGCAACCTGACCCCGAGCGAGTGGCCGCTAAGGAGTAGAAGTGGAAATATGGAAAACTCCTCCCATGGCACAAGGCCTGCCCAGCGAGTTTACCACATTACCACTTCATAG